GGCAAAAAGAAATTTCAGTACACAAATACACCTTAGGTAGTCTGTTGCATGTAGAGTGTGCATCCTGTCCAGAAGTAAGTGTTGTGAGAGTGTGCTCGTTCTCCTGTACCTCAGGGACCTGTAGCTCAGCTCAGTTTGCCTGTGGCAGCGGGGAGTGTCTGCACCCACAGTGGCTGTGTGACGGCTGGAACGACTGCGCTGATGGAGCAGACGAGCTGGACTGTGCCAACTCCACGTATCCCCCCATCAGTGAGAACACATGCCTATATCTCTTCTGAGCTGCTCCGTACCACAGTGATATGGGTTTTTGGtcatatctactgtatattcatgtcatacactactcacaaaaaagtcagggatattcggtTTTCGAGTGAAATTTCAGGATaaacctaaaatccactataacctttaGAGGTGGACCTTTTctgtccaacagttcaatgtttctGTACTTTCTGTACAAAAACATTGAATTTCACCCGAAAGTCAGATATCCCTAAtcttttgtgagtagtgtatttaGCCATTTGTTATAGTCTCATTCTATTTAAACAATTCAGATAAACCTTTTAAACAGATCTTAGGCTattatgaaagtaaagttggtAGTGTGTGGCTTTAATGTAAGGCGTTGGATCATGCAGGAGATATCAATTTAGAAGGCAGCTTCAGATGTGGTAACTGTAACATTATGCAGACACATCTGTCTCAGACCACCTTGGAATGCGGTCTGAGGTATCGGATCTCAAATGCAGTACGCACACACTTGGCATTAGACCAGGTGTGAATGGGGCCATTGAGTCTAGAGGCTGCTATATCATGGAAAGTTATTGCTTTATTGAAACATATTTAATGGACCATTATATGGAGACTGCTGGACAGAAAGAAGTCTTCATCCAATTCAATTATACTGGTTGGatcacacaacataaaaaaacacatgttTAAGTGCTTGTAATATAACCGTTAAGTGATCAACCTGTTCCGTGCTTCCTCAGCGTCATCCTGTGAGCCAATAGAGGTGCAGATGTGCCAGGGTCTGTCCTATAACCTCACCTCTTTCCCCAACATCTGGCTCTCCATCGCCGACCAGAGGGAGGCTGCGGCCATGCTGCAACAGTACAGGGTGAGTGTCAAACACATCAGAGGTGCGTTAAAGTTTGGCAAACAGTAGCGAACGTTTGTAGCGAACACCCTTTCTCTGAACAATTCAATTTGAACGATATGGTCATACCATTGTAATGCTAACACTTCGTCCAGCTCCACTGTATGTTTgcagagaactacctcctcaatctttttttttttttttttttttttaatttagtttttattagggaccatgtacaatttcaaacataAATGTTGCCATTTCATGCATTGTACCAGAGTTAGCCTAGGGCTAATTTACATCTGCAGTCCCTGGCAGGACATAATAAAAGTAATAaaaaacatacagacatacaaaaGTTCAACCCCCTACTACACCTCAGTCTCTCATtcccgcacacaacacacactcacactcacactcacactcacactcacactcacactcatactcatactcatactcatactcatactcatactcatactcatactcatactcatactcatactcatactcatactcacactcatactcacactcatactcacactcacactcacactcacactcacactcacaacacatttTGTCAGCaccatgaaaaaagaaaagaaaaaaagaaaaagaaagaaatcagtGATTGCAGGTTTGAGTAGTTTTTAAGGAGCATTTCAATTGCGTTTTAAAGTTGCTGATGGAATTGCAGCTCCTTATATCCTGTGTTATTGCATTCCACTGTGTGATGGCTGTAAAGGAAAAAGAGGATTGTCCAAAAGTTGTGCGGTAAAAGGGCTTGTTACAGTCATACACAGAAGCTATTCTGGTGGATCTTATTGACTTGGTGGGGCGGTAGCAGACGAAATCCAATAGACATGCTGGGGCCAGGCCATGTAGGATCTTATACACTAAACACAAATTTGAAAACAATCTGAAGTTTTCTAAACTGAACAATTTGTGTTTCTCTAGGATATTGCAGTGATGGTAGTGAGATGGTTTTTTATCAAGAATTTTTATAGCTTGTTTATACAAAGATTCTAGAGGTTTAATGGTAGATACACTGGCCTGCCCCCAACAGGTAATACAGTATGATATATGTGAGAAAATTGAAGCATGCATAAATATTTTGGCTACATCCATAGGGAGTGACGATCTTATTTGTCTAAAATTTGCCAGGTGATATTTAATagttctgaactgaactgatctCAAACTCAATTAAGTTAAGTAAAAATAATGAACTGAATACGTCATGAAATTATTGGCAAATAGATGATAACTCAGTAACTGGGTGTATCTTGCAGTCCAGTGATATATTAATACATTTAAGTTATACTGAAAGTCAGTGCATGGAGATCACTGTGAACAATAAAACTAATTCCTAGGTGAGCACTAAAATCTATATGATAATGACTAGATTAATGTATGATACTTACATTTCATTTCTGTATGCTGTATGTTATACTCTTATGCTTGAAATCAGCCATGGAATGGCAGTAGAGTGCTGCGCTCTGCtcaccagtggtgtgtgtgtccccatGCAGGTGCTGATGGAGCTGGCATGCTTCGAGCCCTTGCGTAAGCTGGTGTGCGGCATGTTCCTGCCCCAGTGCAGCCCCCGGGGCGGCGTGCTGCAGCCGTGCTGGTCGGTGTGCTCGGCGGCGGAGCAGCAGTGTGCCCAGGCCCTGGATCTCTTCTCCCTCAGCTGGCCCTTCAACTGCCAACTGCTGCCCGACTCGGACGACCCCGTCGAGTGCTCTCGCCCCTGACCGATGGGGGAACCACaacatgggtgcctctcattctctcttacaTCCTCCcatccttcctcggtcctcactgatctacataaagaatgatggggcggcaacaatgggatagtcgatccagtgttagttatagatcagtgggaacgagcctggaggaccgagcatcaaggatcgaggagggatgttgagagaggccccaTGGCTCATGTGACGACTGTTGGGACATTTGTGCCTGTTGACTGTTTTTATTACAGCACTGTTCCAAGTGTTTGTGCTTCGGTATTTGCTCAGTTGTGGAGCAGATCAAATATCACATCTGTTCCCACTTGCTGGGCACAGGACTTTTGGGAGCAAACGCAGCCCAGAAGGATGAAGAAAGACACCTCTCCTCCATTTGGCACATAAAGATGCATGTTTTTCCAAGGCCACTGTGAAGAAAGGCTTCTAAGAGACCAGACTTTTGCCTTCTTACACACTTAGATGCCTTTCAAAAGATCAGACTTTTGCCCTCATTGGCATTGCCCACAGATTCCAGAGAGTGCCTGTAGTCATCTTTtgagaaaaacatcaactaCCTCTCCTTGAGTCACTGACCACTTATTTTGTCTTATCATGGTGAAAAGATGTTCTTGCCACAGCTGTGGACATGCCTTCCATGAAACTGACTAACACACTGCCCCCAGCATTACATATTTTAGTTACAATTGTAGTCTTCAATGTTCACTAGCGTTTGCATTATGTCCCTGGTGGAGTGAAAGTACAAACATGGACAATCTaaacttcattcaactttctttctttttttttaaacattaattaAAAGATTTTTTTGTTGGTGATATGACTATGAATTCACAAACAGCAAACTTATCAGGAATGATAAAACTTCACCAACATTTTAAACATGATGTccttaaatacatttatttgttaaactattttgtgttaacacatctctgtgtgatAATGTATCTTACATGTGGCATATAAATATGTTCCTTAACTGCAAAAAGATGTCATGGCAACAGAGCACAACACGTATAATTGCATCATATACCTTAAACTTCCATGGTGACGGAAAACGTTGTTCCTTGACTAATTTCTAGTGATAAAAATAGATCCAGAGAAATGCAACACTGTTGAGTGAATTACCATGTTAACTTCCATTCTTACAATATAGAGATGTACACAACGGGTCAAAGTTTTGCAGTCACTAAGaaaattccattccattccattccatcagACAGAATACCAGCCGAGATCAGTTAGATTTTTGATCATTGATtgagggcagcagttttcagattacattatgtgcttacataattgtAAAAGCgttctccaatgttttctcagttaggcttttaaaatgatatcagactagtaaacagaatgtgcctttggaacattggttgctgataatggccaatgtagatattgcattaaagatcagccatttctttctTCAACAGTTGAGAACCCTTTACGCAAGCACATAacgtaatctgaaaactgcttccctaatttaaaaaaaacaaacaaaaacaatgcaactaATCTCAGCTCATAAGTGCTAaaaagtgaccccaaactttcgACTGGTAGTGTATGCCATCTTATCTGGATGTCTTACATAATCATGACATCCTTAACATAACACGACTGCAATAATTCAGGTGGAAGTGGATGGCTTTTTATTCCAGTCTGTGACCATTATTCAAATTGCCAGGGAAGTTAAATcacaggggagaaaaaaagacacaactCAGCACCACCACTCAGAAATACCAGGCTAGACCTATTGTGTTACTTGATCAGGTGTTCCAGAAATACTGGAAGCACATTTAACAATTTTCGGGATAGGCTTTAAACATGACTACTAGAGTGGCTTTTGTGTAGATCTGTTTGAGGTAAGGAATAAAATATCAAGTTACATTCCCAACTGCATTTTCACTTAAGTCTTCACAGCTCCGCATGCTTTGGCAGTAACAGCTGGGCATTCGTTTCCACAGGACAAATATGACGAATCAGCCTTGCTGGCCTGCTATGGTGGCAcaatgagtttgagtgtgtgttccagtgccACAGCTGTGAGACCCCAGACACGGTGCTTCCCATTACGGAACACCGGGAGAGTGTAGCCATAGCGGTCGCCTGTTCGGAAGTTTGTGTAGCCCCGGTTCTCGGGGTTGCAGACGTGAGCCAGGCTGAGCGTGAAAATCTCCTCCACCTGAAACATAGGATGTGTAGTTATTTTTCACTTTCATTTCAGGTTTCTTATtctcttatttatttttatttttatattttaaaaggAGTAGTGGCAACTGAAAGCCAACGTAACATACCTCACCAGGGTTAGGCCGAAATGACAAGGCCTCCAGAGGCCCGAGGTTAGCAAGTACGGGAGCGATCAACATGCCAGACTGGAAATAAGGAATCACACAAATGAGATGATTACAGTGTTCCATCACAGTGACTGACTGTGGCAACTGGAAACATTGAAATGGTCAACAGAGTGGGTTAACTTGTTCCTGTTGGCAATACAAACTCCAAAGACATCCACCATCTCCCTTCAATatgtgtacacagacacaaaaattgTATAAGTTTGAATAAGTGCCTTGGAGGTTTTCCTGACTAAGAGACTGGGATGAAATTACACTTGCTGATTACTGTATCCAGGACTCCTTGAGACAAATATGGGCCAACTTCCTTTACCATAAAGGCCAACGGCATCTGACATGCAGCACATCAACTGACGGAAAAGTTTAGAACTCCATTgcttttaacggagcaaagcacAGTGGCGCCGTCTCCCCTGCATCAACGGCAAAGTTTGACAATTTTTCTATCTAGTCATGAGGTGCCCAATCAGACCAAATAATATccaggtgcgcctggtggaCAAGCTAGTTTGTGAATGACTcaagcaaacgtggacaggaagcaggagagaaaaatgtgcagttttccagcctgagctgcaggggcGAAATCCAATTActggcagattgggctgggtttacccagtctagttcAAACTCAGAGCATCAGGGGAATTTACCAGTGATAGCCTAAAAttgttagtctggttttcaccatactaagctcaatcttttaagattgaacattagtctggggaagatgcgctttgattctactgcaaaagaggcgtgatcaatgtgcatcattcaaatgactccgtacgagcggggctagttggtaaattaaacttttagcctaccaaagccggtcggtagaatcgcaaacacTTCTGTtgtatgaactgttccagggcaagtttttgttctgttttcaaagaaaacttgcctttaacatcttccaaaacagaagcgacagcggctgctgctttcgtttcgttgctgcttaagtttcgttatcgtcacgtcaccggccaatagcgtgccaggactagagtatggacgtttctgattggagccaaagattctggcaatgAAACAGCGAAAGTAGACCTGCTgatatccagcctgagctgccaggcgaaattcaaattccccggaagttcaggcagggttcacccagcctataaaATTGTATCTTCAGGGTGTGGCACAGGAGTGAAGAGCTATTCAACCCTGTGACAGAATCAATCCTGTATCCACTATGCTGATGTCCCACTATGCTGCTCAGGCAGAGCTAGACTGAATGACCTCTTATCTGGAGGTGAACGTTTTCTGTTTGAACATGGTCTACTCTAGACGCACCACAAATAAGACATGCCTCTGATCCGTCCAAACTTACCATGTCCCGCAGAGGCTTGAGAACACCCCACACCTGATCCGTCCTCACGGTGACTCCCAATTCCTCCTGAGCCTCCCTCAGAGCAGTGTTCACAACGTCCTTGTCAGCAGGGTCCTTCTTACCCCCTGCAAAACTGAAGAGACAAGGAGCGTCACTCCTAGTATACTGATCAGGGACAGAAATCAAATATTTTGTCAACCTGCCACTAATGCCAACTTCAAATCAACGCGATTTACCCTTATATTATGTGATCCTTACAGACACTTTCTTATTTTTAACTGTCAATGAATGCACACAAAAATTTGACCGGATCAGACTGTATATTTGTGGTATGCTAGCTCTATTTATTTACCAGTTTACCAAATTCACCCGCCAGTACACAAATTCACCTGCCTTTGGCAGGTGCCAATTACCATCCCTGATACTGATCATGATGCGATTGTGTAGGTACTTTAAGGATAAAATAGTCATGGCTGCCAggtttaaaggagaattccggggATTTTTCACAAAGATCTCGGTTTTCAAGGTCACATAGTACAATACagttacaaaaaaaacccctctgaAAACAATCAACGGTCAAGTTTAACAGATAAATCATACAGCGTTGTTCAAATGAAGAACTCTACGCATCCAAAATCCAAAATCGTCTGCTGTTtcaggtgcttctcagtaggacTTTCAGGAAAATCAattaggaaggagactggagcacacttgCAGTCTTTAATGGTGCAAACAATTATTGTTTGCACCATTAAAGACTGCAAGTGAAATCATACAGCGTGTGCTTATTCCAACCAGGTCTGTGTGCACAGGTACACTAAAACTACAGCCGCTACAACACGGCAGACATTCCTTCCAACAGAAATATACGAGCTGGCTAAGGAGCCTTCCAGGGAGAGCCTGGCATATAGGCAACTCCACTCACCTGACATCGCCCTTGTGCCTGCCCTTGAGCTTGCTGGAGCGGAGAGTGAACAAGAAAGCTGGCTCTCCCCCGTCAGTGCAGAGGCACACCAGCACAGCTGCCCAGCTCTTCCCCTTCTCCTTCTGGTACAGTGCCGCATTGGACTCCAGTCTTTTCCGACATCTGGCCTCGTTCTCGACAGACAGGCAGTACTCTGGGGTTACCTTCAGCTGGGTAGCACCATGCATACCACAGGCCTGGATCGCCAGGTGCTGTTCCTCCCACAACCTCCCTGTGACGATGCTGCTGCGAGTCCACAGTTTTGGTGTAGATAAAAGTGATCGAGGAAACAGAAGCTTATGAGACCCACTGAGACATGACACTGATGAATGAGAATGCTGCTCACTCTCTATATTGCATGATGTGGTAGCACCAACTTTCTGCTTACCGGCTTGGTTATGACTATGCAGCAAGAGGCACTTGTGGTCAGACCTGCCCGAGGTCTCAGCATTGATCACATACTCCAGTGAATTGGTTTGAGAGTGGTTGTGTGAAGGCACAGCTAACCATGTAGAAGACAATGGCTGTGCATTACAGGAAAAGTGTCTGTTAAATGATAGCTTCAGGTGCTGTGAACAAGGAGCAATGGTAGTCAGTTCATCTGGAACTGAAGGGCTGCGGTCAGGGGGGCCTTGGTTTGCTTGTATTTTTCtgatgtttttcttcttttctgcaAGGTCCTGAGATAGTTTTTCTCGAATATCCTCCTCCTTCTTTGAGCAACATGATTTCTCAACAAATCCCAGGGAGAGTAATCTTCTTCCATCAGGTCCACTCCTCTGGTGTCTGGGGCAAATGGACGGCAGGGCCTCTTTGGAGAGGAGTAGCAGTGATCTTTGGGTCCCTTTTAGGCTTGGTGAGGCCAACAGCTGGGGACTCCTAAACATCCTGACAAATCAGAGGAGTAAATCAAAAGACTTTTAGATTATAAAAATAGAATTTTGACATCCAAGTTGACCCACATTAAATTGACTATGGCTTAAAAACCTGAATTTTAAGCAAATAATAAATCAATGGGCTAACGTTAAAGCATCCATGCCAAAAAAGTTCACGTAGCCAAATTTGTTAAGGCCTCGGTTAGCTAATGTCAACGTTAAGCTCACTCACTGCTTAGCAAACAACTACAGTATCTAGAAACCCATTCTTAAATGAAACATTGGTTCTGTGGTTGACGTTAAACCCATTTGCCAGATCTCTGAGAAAGCAAAACAGTCATATTCAAAAAACCTAACGCTATTCTGTCCCTATTAGCCAAGTTAACTTACCAGCTAGCTCGACATCAGTTTGCTTTCGATAGCTAGATCACCCATTTAGAATTGAACTAGAACTTGACTCGTACCTTTCCCCTTTCCAGCTGGTTCAATGGCAAAACCAAAATAATGTTACAGACACATATTCTATGAAAGTAAAGTTACCGCTCTGATCGTGGACTAATGTTACCTGTCGAAGGTCTCAAATCGCAAGCCGTTAACGTTAAATTACCTTCTCAAACTTGTTTTAACACTAAACGTTAACATTAGTTAAAACAACTAGTCTAGTGTTTGCTAACGCTATTGCCTTGACGTTTACGTTACGTTATCGTTACTTAGCTCAAGGACGAGTGTTGGCTAAGCTCCAAACGGCAAAGAACCATTTGTACTCATTTGTAAGAACAAGCTTGCAAATAGCAGACACCAGCCAAACTAGCCACCCACAACAGTACACTACGGTTCATCTCCCACGCATGCGAAGATTCTACACAACAAACATTGTTATATTGTAACATTAAACTTAGTCAATGTAGCCGAATACCTCCTAAAATTGCCAGTGTCAACTCACCTTGTACCATGCTAAACTTAGCTCTACAGTAGAAACAAAACTACTCATGCCGTCTCTCCGATGGTAGCCTACAACATAGCGACTTGCCACTACTTGACATGGCTCCGAAGATAATGCTTCACTTGTATCCGGTTTGCCCTTACTATCTTAAAGCACCAGCCACCATATGTTTGACTGGCGAATCGTAAGGCATCAGTGggctaaattaaaaaaaatatatatataaatagtcTGATGGTAACATTTTTTAAGTGACCACGGATTTTGATTCTTTGAAGCTACCTTTAGGAATTTAGGCCTATTCATGTGATtcattcatcaggtcccttgctACATACAATCACCAGCAAAGAAAACTTTAGTATGGAAAACTCAAACAAGTTTGCTGACCTGCAAGTTGGTGGAACCATAGTGTCTTACACAGCCTGACCATTTTTTAACTGAAAACCTTTACCACTTAGTCTGGGTTAACTGACAGTTAAGCCAACCCGCTTTCTGGAATACCCCCGATGAACAAAAAGTTGCATACATTGGGGGTTTCTGCGGTTCTAACCTGGCAGAGCCAGTCTGTCCACTCTCACTGGATTCCACTTAGCTTGCCTAACCTAGCCATCCATCTACCTGCATGAGTGTAGTCATGTGAGTTTCACTCTTTACCTCAACCCAAAAAATATCCAGTGCTACCTGTTCTACCACCCTTGACCCAACCCAGGTCACTCCATTTAAAAGCAGGTTGTGGTGTTCAGTGGCACGCATATAGCTTCCAGGAAGAGTGTCAGCACATTGAGAAAACAGCATGGCTTCCTCATGGCCTCCAGATGAATTTGTTTGCTCCGTGTGTTTGGAAGTGCTGCGCGACCCAACTACACTGCCTTGTGGACACACGTACTGCATGCCCTGCATCAAGAAGCATTGGGATCAAGGGGCATCAACAAACTGCTACAGTTGCCCCCAATGCAGGAAAAAGTTTAATCCTCGACCATCTTTATCCAGAAGTACCGTGCTGGCTGAGGCCTTGGAGAAATTAAGCCAACGATCACGGCAGCAAACTGAACCTTCATCTCCAGTCTATGTCACTGTCCTACCATCTTTACCAACTTCTCAGGATGGTTCCTCCACAGCTGAGAAAGGATTATACCCACAGCTTCCAGTGTTTTCCCCTCGACTTTGCCAAGAACATCAGCAACCGCTGGACCTCTACTGCCGTGAcgagaaagtgtttgtgtgtgaggactgTGGACTGTATAAGCACAAGGGCCACCAGGTTGTCCGACCacatgaagagaggagagagaaacaggtggGTAGATGTGGATAAAAGCTGAGGGTGAATGTGTCTGGCTTTGTCGGCTTTGTCGGCCTGTGGTGtaatgtgttctgttgtgtgttcTCACATCTCGTAAACAGCAAGAGGTGGTTCAGATGCAGGCAGAAATTTTAAGGAGAattcaagagaaagagaaagacctTCAGGATGTCCCAAAGGCTCTAGAGGTCTACCAGGTAAAGAAAGTTTTGGAAACTGAAATGTTGCTGTGTAAGCATAATCAAAACAACTGTGTGTTTAGAAATTGCTATCAAGGACCACAGCTGATTGTCTAAAGAAAACACACTAAATTGTCACTTCATCATCTCTTTATTATTAAAACTCCAATCCCGCTCTTTCATGTACATGATATTTTCTCCATTGATGCCCCTGGTATTTAGGACCAGATGCAAATGTTCAAGAATGATATTAAGGAGACCATTGGGGAGCTGGTGAAGAGTGTGGAGCTATTGGGCTCTCAGGTGGAGGAGGTTGTTCTTCAGGCCCATGAGGCCTTCTCGGAGAGCAGAAAAGAGGCCCACCTCAGTAGGCTGCAGCAGGAAGTGTCCCAGCTCCGCAAAAAGGACCAGGAGCTGCGTTCCCTCTCCTGCACACCGGATGACGTCAGGTTTCTTGAGGTATGTGTGACATGAGGCAATCATTCCATTGCATCATAGTGGTGTTTAGGTGTATGGATGGTGTAAGGTGGGGCGTGGCAAAATAGTTCAAGACTTACTGAATAGGTTATTGATACTCTAGTTTGTGTTAAAGGTAATGGAAGATCAAGGGGATCAGAGTGGCACTGTGGAGTATGATGAGTCACGTATAGAGTTTTTTTGTATCATGATTAACTGGTGTTCTAGGATTTAAGGTTATTGGGTATACGTTATGTTTTGGAGAGGTCTACTTACGTATATCTTAAATGTGACTCAACGTCTGGCTGCAATATGTCATTTTAATACACTTTGTCAACAGGAGCTTGGAACACTCTCTGCTCAAGGCCTGGGTGGAAGCGAAGAGGTTTTTGATCCACAGTTTGAAGCAATGAAGTCTGGAGTCAAAGCAAAACTAGGGAGAATGACAGACAGGCTACAGGATCTAAACAAAGACATTCTGGCTCAGATATTCAGAATTGGTAAGTCAATATGTCTTGGAGACTGTTTTCCGCAAGACCATcacacatttttatatcactCGATCACTTTATGTCTTGAAACATATTTCCCCTGAGTGTGGCACATGAGATTGTACATAGTAAGAGTGGGATATGAAGCACCTATACATGTTAAGATTATTGATTTAAAAATCCTGCCATGAAATCTGAACTATGAGTCTATGACTGATATGTATACTGAGTAAAAATAAGGAGTCATTTGCAATCTCTCTCAGTTAATGATGCCAATTCAGCACGTCGCATGTCTAATGGTCATGAAACAAATGGAGGACCCACTTACAGTAAGTATCCAACCACAATAAAGCCCAGATTACCTGATTGATGTATTGACTAATTGGTGTCCAACAGTGGTTTTATTTGTTCCCATATAATAGTGAGTGCAGCCTCTGCTGAAGGTCCACCACTTCCATTACGGCCACCAGGAATGGCCCGCTCTGCGACTGTGGCAAGCCCAGGTTAGCTACAACAACTGAACGTTTTTGTACTTGTGCAATCACATGTGCAATGTGGAGGttttatagaccctttcaacaagaaaaagATAA
The Sardina pilchardus chromosome 13, fSarPil1.1, whole genome shotgun sequence genome window above contains:
- the nudt8 gene encoding nucleoside diphosphate-linked moiety X motif 8 isoform X2 — protein: MFRSPQLLASPSLKGTQRSLLLLSKEALPSICPRHQRSGPDGRRLLSLGFVEKSCCSKKEEDIREKLSQDLAEKKKNIRKIQANQGPPDRSPSVPDELTTIAPCSQHLKLSFNRHFSCNAQPLSSTWLAVPSHNHSQTNSLEYVINAETSGRSDHKCLLLHSHNQAGKQKVGATTSCNIESEQHSHSSVSCLSGSHKLLFPRSLLSTPKLWTRSSIVTGRLWEEQHLAIQACGMHGATQLKVTPEYCLSVENEARCRKRLESNAALYQKEKGKSWAAVLVCLCTDGGEPAFLFTLRSSKLKGRHKGDVSFAGGKKDPADKDVVNTALREAQEELGVTVRTDQVWGVLKPLRDMSGMLIAPVLANLGPLEALSFRPNPGEVEEIFTLSLAHVCNPENRGYTNFRTGDRYGYTLPVFRNGKHRVWGLTAVALEHTLKLIVPP
- the nudt8 gene encoding nucleoside diphosphate-linked moiety X motif 8 isoform X3, yielding MHGATQLKVTPEYCLSVENEARCRKRLESNAALYQKEKGKSWAAVLVCLCTDGGEPAFLFTLRSSKLKGRHKGDVSFAGGKKDPADKDVVNTALREAQEELGVTVRTDQVWGVLKPLRDMSGMLIAPVLANLGPLEALSFRPNPGEVEEIFTLSLAHVCNPENRGYTNFRTGDRYGYTLPVFRNGKHRVWGLTAVALEHTLKLIVPP
- the nudt8 gene encoding nucleoside diphosphate-linked moiety X motif 8 isoform X1; protein product: MVPPTCRMFRSPQLLASPSLKGTQRSLLLLSKEALPSICPRHQRSGPDGRRLLSLGFVEKSCCSKKEEDIREKLSQDLAEKKKNIRKIQANQGPPDRSPSVPDELTTIAPCSQHLKLSFNRHFSCNAQPLSSTWLAVPSHNHSQTNSLEYVINAETSGRSDHKCLLLHSHNQAGKQKVGATTSCNIESEQHSHSSVSCLSGSHKLLFPRSLLSTPKLWTRSSIVTGRLWEEQHLAIQACGMHGATQLKVTPEYCLSVENEARCRKRLESNAALYQKEKGKSWAAVLVCLCTDGGEPAFLFTLRSSKLKGRHKGDVSFAGGKKDPADKDVVNTALREAQEELGVTVRTDQVWGVLKPLRDMSGMLIAPVLANLGPLEALSFRPNPGEVEEIFTLSLAHVCNPENRGYTNFRTGDRYGYTLPVFRNGKHRVWGLTAVALEHTLKLIVPP
- the ftr86 gene encoding finTRIM family, member 86, producing MASSWPPDEFVCSVCLEVLRDPTTLPCGHTYCMPCIKKHWDQGASTNCYSCPQCRKKFNPRPSLSRSTVLAEALEKLSQRSRQQTEPSSPVYVTVLPSLPTSQDGSSTAEKGLYPQLPVFSPRLCQEHQQPLDLYCRDEKVFVCEDCGLYKHKGHQVVRPHEERREKQQEVVQMQAEILRRIQEKEKDLQDVPKALEVYQDQMQMFKNDIKETIGELVKSVELLGSQVEEVVLQAHEAFSESRKEAHLSRLQQEVSQLRKKDQELRSLSCTPDDVRFLEELGTLSAQGLGGSEEVFDPQFEAMKSGVKAKLGRMTDRLQDLNKDILAQIFRIVNDANSARRMSNGHETNGGPTYMSAASAEGPPLPLRPPGMARSATVASPGHGRSDVPPPLPERPPAMMRAATLPAQKPTTNRLANPQPKTRVEMLKFRFGPTLDQNTAYRHIRISDGDRKATLRAEVVDASEHPDRFLYWRQVLCREPLAGSPYYWEVEWTGHKVTVGVTYRELERAASDNSSRLGYNSFSWGLNWSGSAFSLWHNGKETPLAGSKAHRVGIYLDQQEGLLAFYKVSHGKAELIHSLRENFTGPLFPGFRFWTGVGATITIPELE